In a single window of the Deltaproteobacteria bacterium genome:
- a CDS encoding alanine--glyoxylate aminotransferase family protein, which produces MASPLNPPKRILLGPGPSNPHPTVLEALSAPVVGHLDPEFFKIMEENKAMLRRLFHTGNELTFPVSGTGSAGMEACLVNLIEEGDTVLVCVNGVFGTRMADIVERLGGNLVKVEAPWGEIIRPEQVEQALKEHKVDIVTMVHAETSTGVLQPVEEISRLVHDAGALLVLDTVTSLGGCPVTLDDWNVDAAYSGTQKCLSCPPGLSPVSFGQAARDKLARRKSKVKSWYLDFTMIERYWGEERVYHHTAPISMNYGLHAALSEIEREGLEARFARHELNHRALVSGLEALGIPLASQEGHRLWMLNSVKIPEGANDGAIRKRLLLDFNIEIGGGLGALAGKTWRIGLMGESSRKENVVALVEALGQILREEGADVAVEEALAAIEGTYGAG; this is translated from the coding sequence ATGGCTTCACCGCTCAATCCGCCCAAGAGAATCCTCCTCGGACCCGGCCCCAGCAACCCCCACCCCACGGTGCTGGAGGCGCTGTCGGCCCCGGTGGTGGGCCACCTGGACCCGGAGTTCTTCAAGATCATGGAAGAGAACAAGGCCATGCTGCGCCGGCTGTTCCACACCGGGAACGAGCTGACCTTTCCGGTGTCGGGCACCGGCAGCGCGGGCATGGAGGCCTGCCTCGTGAACCTCATCGAGGAGGGGGACACCGTGCTGGTGTGCGTGAACGGCGTCTTCGGCACGCGCATGGCCGACATCGTCGAGCGCCTGGGCGGAAACCTCGTCAAGGTCGAAGCCCCCTGGGGCGAGATCATCCGGCCGGAACAGGTGGAGCAGGCCCTGAAGGAGCACAAGGTCGACATCGTCACCATGGTGCACGCCGAAACCTCCACCGGCGTGTTGCAGCCGGTGGAAGAGATTTCCCGGCTCGTCCACGACGCCGGCGCCCTGCTGGTGCTGGATACCGTCACCTCGCTGGGGGGATGCCCCGTGACCCTCGACGACTGGAACGTCGACGCCGCCTACAGCGGCACGCAGAAGTGCCTGAGCTGTCCGCCCGGGCTGTCGCCCGTGTCCTTCGGTCAAGCCGCGCGCGACAAGCTGGCGCGGCGCAAGAGCAAGGTCAAGAGCTGGTACCTCGACTTCACCATGATCGAGCGCTACTGGGGCGAAGAGCGCGTCTACCACCACACCGCCCCCATCTCCATGAACTACGGCCTCCACGCGGCTCTCAGCGAGATCGAGCGCGAAGGACTGGAAGCGCGCTTCGCGCGCCACGAGTTGAACCACCGTGCCCTAGTGTCCGGCCTGGAGGCCCTCGGCATCCCCCTCGCCTCCCAGGAAGGCCACCGCCTGTGGATGCTCAACAGCGTCAAGATCCCCGAAGGCGCCAACGACGGCGCCATCCGCAAGCGCCTGCTCCTCGACTTCAACATCGAGATCGGCGGCGGCCTCGGCGCCCTCGCCGGCAAGACCTGGCGCATCGGCCTCATGGGCGAGTCGAGCCGGAAGGAGAACGTCGTGGCGCTAGTCGAGGCGCTTGGGCAGATCCTGAGGGAAGAGGGAGCAGATGTGGCGGTGGAGGAGGCGCTCGCTGCGATCGAGGGAACATACGGCGCTGGATGA
- a CDS encoding NAD(P)H-hydrate dehydratase, which produces MHVVTAAEMRRMDQLTIQAHGVPSLRLMERAGQGVVDVILQRWTQLAKRGALVVAGKGNNGGDGLVVARLLHQREFPCEVACVARADELSPDAATNLQRYRTAGGRFTEIPDGDLDALRDRFGDKGLLVDALLGTGLRAPVKGFLADVVELMNASGLPIIAVDTPSGLDADKGGPLGSTIQADVTVTLGYPKTGQVVYPGVTYCGDLVVADIGLWDQAVAEVAPAAELLDSAELVWLLPRRLEDSHKGSYGHLLVMAGSRGKTGAAVLCCRGAMRVGTGLVTLAAPRGLNDILAGALVEPMTETLGEPGAEQWPALGAGDWEALAERRNAVLFGPGVGVHEDAGRTLETLLEHCGLPWLIDADGLNNLAADTSRLKEARVPPVLTPHPGEMGRLAGMDTAEVNADRIGIARAFAAEHRCYLVLKGARTVAATPEGRVSINPTGNAGMATGGMGDVLAGIIAGFLAQGFRPEEAMRLGVYIHGRAGDRVADQHGEVGLIASDLVDELPATIKELMQIREMVSGVQG; this is translated from the coding sequence ATGCACGTGGTGACCGCGGCGGAGATGCGCCGCATGGACCAGCTCACCATTCAGGCTCACGGCGTCCCCAGCCTGCGGCTCATGGAGCGCGCCGGCCAGGGCGTGGTGGACGTGATCCTCCAGCGCTGGACGCAACTGGCCAAGCGCGGCGCGCTGGTGGTGGCGGGCAAGGGCAACAACGGCGGCGACGGGCTCGTGGTGGCGCGGCTGCTGCACCAGCGGGAGTTCCCGTGCGAGGTGGCGTGCGTGGCGCGGGCGGACGAGCTGTCGCCGGACGCGGCCACCAATCTCCAGCGCTACCGTACCGCGGGGGGCCGGTTCACGGAGATTCCTGACGGCGACCTCGACGCACTCCGCGACCGTTTCGGGGACAAGGGGCTCTTGGTGGACGCCCTCCTGGGCACCGGCCTGCGCGCGCCCGTGAAGGGGTTCCTGGCCGACGTGGTGGAACTCATGAACGCCTCGGGGCTGCCTATCATCGCGGTGGACACCCCGTCGGGGCTGGATGCCGACAAGGGCGGCCCCTTGGGTTCGACCATTCAGGCCGACGTGACGGTGACCCTCGGCTATCCCAAGACCGGGCAGGTGGTCTATCCCGGGGTCACCTACTGCGGCGATCTGGTGGTGGCCGACATCGGCCTCTGGGACCAGGCCGTGGCCGAGGTGGCCCCGGCGGCGGAGTTGCTGGATTCCGCCGAGTTGGTGTGGCTCCTGCCGCGCCGGTTGGAAGACTCGCACAAGGGCAGCTACGGCCACCTGCTGGTGATGGCCGGCTCCCGCGGCAAGACCGGCGCGGCGGTGCTTTGTTGCCGCGGTGCCATGCGGGTAGGCACCGGGCTCGTGACCCTGGCGGCGCCGCGCGGGCTCAACGACATCCTCGCCGGCGCGCTGGTGGAGCCCATGACCGAGACCTTGGGGGAGCCGGGCGCGGAGCAGTGGCCGGCGTTGGGGGCGGGCGATTGGGAGGCGCTGGCGGAGCGCAGGAACGCGGTCCTGTTCGGCCCGGGCGTAGGCGTCCACGAAGATGCCGGGCGCACGCTGGAGACGCTGCTGGAGCATTGCGGCCTGCCGTGGCTCATCGACGCCGACGGGCTCAACAACCTGGCGGCGGACACGAGCCGGTTGAAGGAGGCGCGCGTCCCGCCCGTGCTGACGCCGCACCCCGGCGAGATGGGCCGCCTCGCCGGCATGGACACCGCGGAGGTCAACGCCGACCGCATCGGCATCGCCCGAGCGTTTGCCGCGGAGCACCGTTGCTACCTGGTGCTCAAGGGGGCGCGCACGGTGGCGGCTACCCCCGAAGGCCGTGTCTCCATCAACCCCACGGGCAATGCCGGCATGGCCACCGGCGGCATGGGCGACGTCCTGGCGGGGATCATCGCCGGGTTTCTCGCACAGGGATTTCGCCCGGAGGAAGCCATGCGCTTGGGAGTGTACATCCACGGCCGCGCCGGCGACCGCGTCGCGGACCAACACGGCGAGGTCGGGTTGATCGCGTCAGACCTCGTCGACGAGTTGCCGGCCACCATCAAGGAGCTGATGCAGATTCGGGAGATGGTGTCTGGAGTGCAGGGATGA
- the tilS gene encoding tRNA lysidine(34) synthetase TilS, which yields MLRDGLLAPGDAVLAGVSGGPDSVALLHLLTEVAPALSLSLEVAHVEHGIRGARSREDAEFVRCMAEGLSLPFHLARLDLHDTASGRAGNLEARARTERYRFFARVAAERRLGKVAVGHNRGDQVETMLMWLLRGCGPEGLAGMPAARPLDRDVAGAAGPMLIRPLLDVSREAILEYLASRDLEYRDDHTNRDTRYLRNWIRQTLLPGLRERTDAGLEHRLARLGGMLRSDNALLERRLAEAYRRVSREDVLDRAAFLGIEPELRPRMVRFWLARVTGTLRRVGYAHVDAVLDLIAGSRPHARVSLPGAWTVTREYESVRLVSSVEAASADAPTETVPSPMGARTPRIAGEERGGQVDGEYSYPLPLEGEIFLPEAGLEIAAWRSDSLDLPASPHEAAFDLRAVERVAGVLRVRNFRPGDRFRPLGMAGHKKLKDLFIEKRLSRSRRRTLPLVLAGEEIVWIPGCARGDFARLEPDSRAAWRVKVGFFAAGGVRG from the coding sequence TTGCTCAGGGATGGCCTCCTGGCTCCCGGTGACGCGGTGCTCGCAGGCGTGTCCGGCGGTCCGGACTCCGTGGCGCTGCTCCACCTTTTGACCGAGGTCGCGCCGGCCCTCTCACTCTCGCTGGAAGTGGCCCACGTGGAGCACGGAATTCGCGGAGCCCGGAGCCGGGAGGACGCGGAGTTTGTCCGGTGCATGGCCGAAGGGCTGTCGCTGCCGTTCCATCTCGCCCGACTGGACTTGCACGACACCGCATCCGGCCGTGCCGGGAACCTGGAAGCCCGCGCGCGCACGGAACGCTACCGGTTCTTCGCGCGGGTGGCGGCGGAGCGGCGCCTCGGCAAGGTCGCGGTGGGACACAACCGCGGCGACCAGGTGGAGACCATGCTCATGTGGCTGCTCCGCGGCTGCGGTCCCGAAGGGCTGGCGGGCATGCCGGCGGCGCGGCCTCTGGACCGGGACGTGGCCGGCGCCGCGGGTCCGATGCTGATCCGCCCGTTGCTGGATGTATCCCGCGAAGCGATCCTGGAATACCTGGCGAGCCGGGATCTGGAGTACCGGGACGACCACACCAACCGCGACACCCGTTACCTGCGAAACTGGATCCGCCAGACCCTGTTGCCGGGGTTGCGGGAACGGACGGACGCCGGGCTGGAGCACCGCCTTGCCCGGCTGGGCGGCATGCTGCGCTCCGACAACGCGCTGCTGGAGCGGCGGCTGGCCGAGGCCTACCGGCGGGTCAGCCGCGAGGACGTGCTGGACCGGGCCGCCTTCCTGGGGATCGAGCCCGAGCTTCGCCCCCGGATGGTGCGATTCTGGCTGGCCCGGGTCACGGGCACGCTCCGGCGCGTCGGCTACGCCCATGTGGATGCCGTCCTCGATCTCATCGCCGGAAGCCGCCCTCACGCCCGCGTATCCCTCCCCGGCGCATGGACCGTGACGCGGGAGTACGAGTCCGTCCGGCTGGTTTCCTCCGTCGAAGCGGCTTCTGCGGACGCCCCTACGGAAACGGTTCCTTCGCCGATGGGCGCAAGGACTCCAAGGATTGCGGGCGAAGAACGTGGCGGACAGGTCGACGGGGAGTACTCCTACCCGCTCCCGCTCGAAGGCGAGATCTTTCTGCCCGAGGCCGGGTTGGAGATCGCCGCTTGGCGCTCGGACAGCCTGGACCTGCCGGCAAGCCCTCACGAGGCCGCCTTCGACCTCCGCGCCGTGGAGCGGGTCGCGGGTGTCCTGCGGGTGCGGAACTTCCGCCCGGGTGACCGCTTCCGGCCCCTGGGCATGGCCGGGCACAAGAAGCTCAAGGACCTGTTCATCGAGAAGAGGCTGTCGCGCTCCCGCCGCCGCACCTTGCCCTTGGTGCTGGCCGGTGAGGAGATCGTGTGGATTCCCGGGTGCGCGCGCGGCGACTTCGCCAGGCTGGAGCCGGACAGCCGCGCGGCGTGGCGGGTCAAGGTCGGTTTCTTCGCCGCGGGCGGGGTGCGCGGCTGA
- a CDS encoding pyridoxine 5'-phosphate synthase, producing MIRLGVNVDHVATVRQARMIAIPDPVEAALLAERGGADLITVHLREDRRHIQERDVARLRERLSAGLNLEMAGTEEMVRHALAFRPDDACLVPERREELTTEGGLDVVAHADPLREVVARLRGAGIRVSLFVDPDARQLEASRALGADAVELHTGTYCDAAADRVERELEAVRRAATVAADLGLEVHGGHGLNAENVAPIAAIEEIVELNIGHSIVARAIMVGMVEAVREMKALIARAETAGD from the coding sequence ATGATTCGTCTCGGAGTCAACGTCGATCACGTGGCCACCGTGCGCCAGGCGCGGATGATCGCCATCCCGGACCCGGTGGAGGCGGCGCTCCTGGCCGAGCGGGGCGGCGCCGACCTGATCACCGTGCACCTGCGCGAAGACCGCCGGCACATCCAGGAGCGCGACGTAGCCCGGCTGCGGGAGCGGCTGAGCGCGGGCCTCAACCTGGAGATGGCCGGGACCGAGGAGATGGTTCGGCACGCGCTCGCCTTCCGGCCGGACGACGCCTGCCTGGTGCCGGAACGGCGCGAGGAGCTGACCACCGAGGGCGGCCTCGACGTGGTCGCCCACGCGGACCCGCTCCGCGAGGTGGTGGCGCGCCTGCGCGGCGCCGGCATCCGGGTGAGTCTTTTCGTGGACCCCGATGCGCGACAGCTCGAAGCCAGCCGGGCGCTGGGCGCCGACGCCGTGGAGCTCCACACGGGCACCTACTGCGACGCCGCCGCGGACCGGGTGGAGCGCGAGCTCGAGGCCGTGCGCCGCGCCGCGACCGTGGCCGCGGACCTGGGCCTGGAGGTCCACGGCGGGCACGGCCTCAATGCGGAGAACGTGGCGCCCATCGCCGCCATCGAGGAGATCGTGGAGCTCAACATCGGACACAGCATCGTCGCCCGGGCCATCATGGTGGGCATGGTCGAGGCGGTGCGGGAGATGAAGGCCCTCATCGCGAGGGCGGAAACGGCGGGTGACTGA
- the ftsH gene encoding ATP-dependent zinc metalloprotease FtsH, with amino-acid sequence MNQATKNLALWLVLGLMFLLLFNVFTRQQGRDPEIIYSDFWSAVERGDVQEVTIQGRYVHGKYQSGERFRTFSPSDPGLVTTLREKNIRIAAKPEEDSPWYFVLLVNWFPMLLLVGVWIFFMRQMQVGGGKAMSFGKSRARLLNENQARVTFSDVAGVDEAKDELQEVIAFLKDPKKFTRLGGRIPKGCLLVGPPGTGKTLLARAIAGEAGVPFFSISGSDFVEMFVGVGASRVRDLFVQAKKQAPCIVFVDEIDAVGRQRGAGLGGGHDEREQTLNQLLVEMDGFEANDGVILIAATNRPDVLDPALLRPGRFDRRVVVPRPDVKGREGILAVHSRQVPLDGDVDIRVLARGTPGFAGADLENLVNEAALLAARNDKDKVNMNDFELAKDKVMMGTERKSMIISDEEKRNTAYHESGHALVAKMLPGADPVHKVTIIPRGMALGLTQQLPMDERHSQDKQHLLNNVTILFGGRVAEELVLDHMTTGAGNDIERATEIAHRMVCEWGMSEKLGPMTFGKKEEQIFLGRDFTQQQDYSESTAVEIDMEVRRIIQDCYGRAKDLLTTHIDLLHLVAKELLEKEVLDGAEIDAIVKEYMGDSGPDLPTTSVPAGD; translated from the coding sequence TTGAACCAAGCGACAAAAAACCTTGCTCTGTGGCTCGTGCTCGGGCTGATGTTCCTGCTGCTCTTCAACGTCTTCACGCGGCAGCAGGGCCGGGACCCCGAGATCATCTACAGCGATTTCTGGTCGGCGGTGGAGCGCGGCGACGTGCAGGAGGTGACGATTCAGGGCCGGTACGTCCACGGCAAGTACCAGAGCGGCGAGCGGTTCCGGACCTTTTCGCCGAGCGATCCGGGGCTGGTGACGACGCTGCGGGAAAAGAACATCCGCATCGCCGCCAAGCCGGAGGAAGATTCTCCCTGGTACTTCGTGCTGCTGGTGAACTGGTTCCCGATGCTGCTGCTCGTGGGCGTGTGGATCTTCTTCATGCGGCAGATGCAGGTGGGGGGTGGCAAGGCCATGTCCTTCGGCAAGAGCCGCGCGCGCCTGTTGAACGAGAACCAGGCGCGGGTGACTTTCAGCGACGTGGCCGGCGTGGACGAGGCCAAGGACGAGCTGCAGGAAGTCATCGCGTTCCTGAAGGATCCGAAGAAGTTCACGCGCCTGGGCGGGCGCATCCCCAAGGGCTGCCTGCTGGTGGGGCCTCCGGGCACGGGCAAGACGCTCCTGGCGCGGGCCATCGCCGGTGAGGCGGGCGTGCCCTTCTTCAGCATCAGCGGATCGGACTTCGTCGAGATGTTCGTGGGCGTGGGCGCGTCGCGCGTGCGCGACCTGTTCGTCCAGGCCAAGAAGCAGGCGCCGTGCATCGTCTTCGTGGACGAGATCGACGCGGTCGGGCGCCAGCGCGGCGCCGGCCTGGGCGGCGGACACGACGAGCGCGAGCAGACCCTCAACCAGTTGCTGGTGGAGATGGACGGCTTCGAGGCCAACGACGGCGTAATCCTCATCGCCGCCACCAACCGGCCCGACGTGCTGGACCCGGCGCTGCTGCGGCCGGGGCGGTTCGACCGCCGCGTGGTGGTGCCGCGGCCCGACGTCAAGGGGCGCGAGGGCATCCTGGCGGTGCACAGCCGGCAGGTGCCCCTGGACGGCGACGTCGATATCCGGGTGCTGGCCCGGGGGACTCCGGGGTTTGCCGGCGCGGATCTCGAGAACCTGGTGAACGAGGCAGCCCTGCTCGCGGCGCGGAACGACAAGGACAAGGTCAACATGAATGACTTTGAGCTCGCCAAGGACAAGGTCATGATGGGGACCGAGCGCAAGAGCATGATCATCAGCGACGAGGAGAAGCGCAACACCGCCTACCACGAGTCCGGCCATGCGCTGGTGGCGAAGATGCTGCCGGGGGCGGACCCGGTCCACAAGGTGACCATCATCCCGCGGGGCATGGCGCTGGGGCTGACCCAGCAGCTCCCCATGGACGAGCGCCACAGCCAGGACAAGCAGCATCTCCTGAACAACGTCACCATCCTGTTCGGCGGCCGCGTCGCTGAAGAACTGGTCCTCGACCACATGACCACGGGGGCCGGCAACGACATCGAGCGCGCCACCGAGATCGCCCACCGGATGGTCTGCGAGTGGGGCATGAGCGAGAAGCTCGGGCCCATGACCTTCGGCAAGAAGGAAGAGCAGATCTTCCTCGGGCGCGACTTCACCCAGCAGCAGGACTACTCCGAGAGCACGGCGGTGGAGATCGACATGGAGGTGCGCCGCATCATCCAGGACTGCTACGGCCGGGCGAAGGACCTCCTGACCACGCATATCGATCTGTTGCACCTGGTCGCCAAGGAGTTGCTGGAGAAGGAAGTGCTGGACGGCGCGGAAATCGACGCCATCGTCAAGGAATACATGGGAGACAGCGGTCCCGACCTGCCCACGACATCCGTTCCCGCCGGCGACTGA
- the folP gene encoding dihydropteroate synthase translates to MALTPANVIPEAPASGDPRLETAPVLETRHGVVDMRRRTAVMGILNVTPDSFSDGGRYADIDAALAHGVEMVREGAGIVDVGGESTRPGADAVPLEEELERVIPVIRGLRARVAVPISIDTYKEAVARRALDAGADMVNDISALRFDPAMAGLVATEDVPVVLMHMQGRPRTMQRAPHYVDVVREVAAFLRERVAFAMERGVAAHRIVVDPGIGFGKDTGHNLELLRRLDALVSLGQPVLVGLSRKAFLGRLLDEGTPDARLEGSLAGAVAAVLAGARMVRAHDVAATCRAVRVAEAIRGGAPAGSRG, encoded by the coding sequence ATGGCACTGACGCCCGCAAACGTCATCCCCGAGGCGCCGGCGTCCGGCGACCCGCGCTTGGAAACGGCTCCGGTGCTGGAAACGCGCCACGGCGTGGTGGACATGCGCCGGCGCACGGCGGTGATGGGGATCCTGAACGTGACCCCGGACTCCTTTTCCGACGGCGGCCGCTACGCGGACATCGACGCCGCGCTGGCACACGGCGTGGAAATGGTGCGCGAGGGAGCGGGCATCGTGGACGTGGGCGGGGAGTCGACGCGTCCGGGCGCGGACGCGGTCCCGCTGGAGGAAGAACTGGAGCGGGTGATCCCGGTGATTCGCGGATTGCGTGCGCGGGTCGCCGTGCCCATCAGCATCGATACGTACAAGGAGGCGGTGGCCCGGCGCGCGCTGGATGCCGGTGCGGACATGGTCAACGACATCAGCGCCCTCCGGTTCGACCCCGCCATGGCGGGCCTGGTGGCGACGGAAGACGTTCCGGTGGTACTCATGCACATGCAGGGACGGCCGCGCACCATGCAGCGCGCGCCGCACTACGTCGACGTCGTGCGGGAGGTGGCCGCCTTCCTCCGGGAGCGCGTGGCCTTTGCCATGGAACGCGGAGTGGCCGCCCACCGCATCGTGGTGGACCCCGGTATCGGCTTCGGCAAGGACACGGGCCACAACCTGGAGTTGCTGCGGCGCCTGGACGCCTTGGTGTCGCTGGGACAGCCGGTGCTCGTGGGGCTTTCCCGCAAGGCGTTTCTCGGCCGCCTGCTGGACGAGGGGACGCCGGACGCGCGCCTCGAGGGCAGTCTGGCGGGGGCGGTCGCGGCGGTGCTGGCCGGCGCCCGCATGGTCCGCGCCCACGACGTGGCGGCAACATGCCGGGCCGTGCGCGTGGCGGAGGCCATCCGCGGGGGCGCACCGGCGGGTTCGCGCGGGTGA
- the glmM gene encoding phosphoglucosamine mutase — MTSDRPQGVAGRRRLFGTDGIRGIANQEPMTSETALRLGRAIAHVVGGHGGGTEARGALGRKRTRRRRILIGKDTRLSGYMFETALASGICSMGADVLLVGPLPTPAVAFLTRSMRADAGVVISASHNPYQDNGIKFFSRDGFKLPDAWERRMEALVWEGEYGGHHPAATDIGKASRVDDAVGRTVDFLKGAFPGRLTLEGLKIVVDCANGAAYRVGPEVLAELGAEVIPVAVDPDGTNINRECGSVYPGTARAALLEHGADLAVCLDGDADRALFIDDKGDLVDGDEVLAMCAIALREAGRLPTGAVVATVMSNMGLDVSLRGHGIEVLRTAIGDRYVVEEMRRGGHNLGGEQSGHLVFLDHNTTGDGCLTALQVLALMVEQEKPLSELRRIMGKLPQVIVNVPVREKRPLSEMDQVQARISESESLLDGRGRVLVRYSGTEPLARVMIEGESEDEIRRLAQGIADAIHSSSGSGG, encoded by the coding sequence ATGACCTCGGACAGACCACAGGGAGTGGCGGGCCGGCGCCGCCTGTTCGGCACCGACGGCATCCGCGGCATCGCCAACCAGGAGCCCATGACCTCGGAGACGGCCTTGAGGCTCGGGCGGGCCATCGCCCACGTGGTCGGCGGTCACGGCGGCGGGACGGAGGCGCGCGGCGCCCTGGGGCGGAAGCGCACGCGCCGGCGGCGCATCCTCATCGGCAAGGACACGCGCCTGTCGGGTTACATGTTCGAGACCGCGCTGGCCTCCGGCATCTGCTCCATGGGGGCGGACGTTCTCCTGGTGGGGCCGCTGCCGACCCCGGCCGTGGCGTTCCTCACCCGGAGCATGCGCGCCGACGCCGGGGTGGTGATCTCGGCGTCGCATAACCCTTACCAGGACAACGGCATCAAGTTCTTCTCCCGGGACGGCTTCAAGCTGCCGGACGCCTGGGAGCGGCGCATGGAGGCGCTGGTCTGGGAGGGTGAGTACGGCGGACACCACCCGGCCGCCACCGACATCGGCAAGGCTTCCCGCGTCGATGACGCCGTCGGCAGGACCGTGGACTTCCTCAAGGGCGCGTTCCCGGGCCGGCTGACCCTCGAGGGCCTCAAGATCGTCGTGGACTGCGCCAACGGCGCCGCCTACCGGGTGGGGCCGGAGGTGCTGGCGGAACTGGGCGCCGAGGTGATTCCGGTGGCGGTGGACCCGGACGGCACCAACATCAACCGGGAGTGCGGCTCGGTGTACCCGGGGACGGCCCGAGCGGCGCTGCTGGAGCACGGCGCGGACCTGGCCGTGTGCCTCGACGGCGACGCGGACCGGGCGCTGTTCATCGACGACAAGGGCGACTTGGTGGACGGCGACGAGGTGCTGGCCATGTGCGCCATCGCGCTGCGGGAGGCCGGGCGCCTGCCCACGGGCGCGGTGGTGGCCACGGTGATGAGCAACATGGGGCTCGACGTCTCCCTCCGCGGGCACGGCATCGAGGTCCTGCGCACCGCCATCGGCGACCGCTACGTGGTGGAGGAAATGCGCCGCGGCGGCCACAACCTGGGCGGCGAGCAGTCGGGCCACCTGGTGTTCCTGGACCACAACACCACCGGCGACGGCTGCCTGACCGCGCTCCAGGTGCTGGCCCTCATGGTGGAGCAGGAGAAGCCCCTGAGCGAGCTGCGCCGGATCATGGGCAAGCTGCCGCAGGTGATCGTCAACGTGCCGGTGCGCGAGAAGCGCCCGCTCTCCGAGATGGACCAAGTGCAGGCGCGCATCAGCGAGAGCGAGAGCCTGCTCGACGGCCGCGGCCGCGTGCTGGTGCGCTACTCCGGTACCGAGCCGCTGGCCCGGGTGATGATCGAGGGCGAGTCGGAGGATGAGATCAGGCGGCTGGCGCAGGGCATCGCCGACGCGATCCACTCCAGCAGCGGGTCCGGTGGCTAG